CCGGCGGCATGATTGCTATCATCCTATAACGGCTCCGAAGGGGCCGTTTTAATTTTTTTTTAGAAAAAATCCCTTAATTTAAAGGAGTTTTACAATTCCACGTCGTATTATCGAAGTGGAGAAGAAAAAATAAGCGATAAAGTCAGGCTTACCAAGGGTTTAAGGCATGTTGCAAGGTGGCTGTGCATATGATAACATTTCATATGCTGAAGGGTTATTCAGTGACAGAAATCGCTTGGTTAAGCGATTTTTAACACCTTGTCTATTGAATTTCCTGAAAAACTCGTTTAATATAAGGCTTGTCATCCTTTGATGGCCTTAAAAATGAGCATTTAATGCGGATTACCTTCCGCTTGAATGAGATCAACCTTCTTGGGAGGAGGTGAATGTCATGAACAAAACAGATCTAATCAATGCTGTATCTGAGAAAGCGGATCTTTCTAAAAAGGACGCGACTCAGGCTGTCGATTCTGTATTCGAATCTATCATGGGTTCACTTAAAGATGGTGAGAAAGTACAATTGATTGGTTTTGGAAACTTTGAAGTTCGCGAACGTGCGGCACGTAAAGGCCGTAACCCGCAAACTGGAGAAGAAATCGAAATCTCTGCAAGTAAAGTTCCAGCTTTCAAACCAGGTAAAGCCCTTAAAGACGCTGTAAAATAATAGGCTACATAGGGCTTTGCAAAAGGGTGCTGTCTCAGGCACCCTTTTTCTTATGATCAAATATTTATTAAAAGTTTGTTTTTTTGACATTGACTCGCTTATAAGAGATAGTTACTAGAAGGAGGGGCAAAGAAATGACGATACCCAATAATGATTTTTTCGTAATCAAAGCGCTTGAGGATGGAGTGAATGTAATCGGACTCACACGGGGGACTGACACGCGTTTTCACCACTCTGAGAAGCTTGATAAAGGAGAAGTGATGATCGCCCAGTTTACCGAGCATACTTCGGCTGTGAAGGTAAGGGGAAAGGCGGTCATTCAAACGAGCCACGGAGAAATAACGAACGAAGCAGAGTAAGAGCACTGCCCTGTTTCGATGTTTTTTACATAAAGCGTTAAGTTTTGATTTATGCTATAATAGGTGTGGTTTAGCAGTGTAACGAAAGGGACCAGGTGATCAAGTTGACTCCATCAGATACAGATCTCAAACAACTAAAACAAAAAATAGCGGCCCACGTTCGCCATCCTTTTTTGGCAAGATTTATACCAGAGCCGGCCATCGACGAAGATAAGCTTGCCATCCTGGCGTCGATTATGGATCATACGACTCTGAGTAATGTTAAAAAGGAGCAGTATATCGTTACAACTATGCTTGTGCAGATCGCTTTGGATACACACGACCTCGTGACGCTGTCAGATGTAGAGGACGATCGTGAAACGGTAAGAAACAGGCAGTTAACCGTCCTGGCCGGCGATTACTATAGCGGGCTCTATTATTATTTATTGTCAAAACTTGATGATATTCCAATGATTCATACACTTGCTGGGGCTATTAAAGAAATCAATGAATTGAAAATGGAGCTTTATTACAAAGATGTGCACTCGTTCCAGGAATTCTTGAATTCATTAAAGAAAATAGAATCGTTGTTAATTCAACGTGTTGCCTCTTATGTTCAGAGAACTACAATCAATGATATGGCCGGAGAGTGGCTGCTGGCCAAGAAGCTCATCGATGAAAAGAGGAGCTATTTAGAAGGTCGGATTTCCCCAATACTCGAAGTTCTTTTCAGGCATCCTTCGTCTTTGGATAACAGCAGCCAGGTGTTGATTCATTTGGAAAAAATGCTGCAAAAGCATATCTACCACTTGGAAAACACCGTTTCACAGCTTCCGATTCATTTTAATTGGCTTAAATCGTATATTCATTCGGCGATTCACCATAAGTTTTATGACAGACATATCGCAGAGGAAGGTTAACATGCAGCAGCAAACTAAGGAAGAGCGTGTCCACCACGTCTTTGAAAATATTTATAATCGCTATGACAAAATGAATTCTATTATTTCCTTTCAACAGCACCGTTTGTGGAGAAAAGATGTAATGAAACGTATGGATGTGTCGAGCGGTGACCATACTTTAGACATCTGCTGCGGTACGGGGGACTGGACGATTGCCCAGGCTGAAGCAGTGGGGACGGACGGTAAGGCGGTTGGTTTAGATTTTAGTATTAATATGCTGTCAGTGGCTGTAAAGAAAAAAATGGCCATGCAATTAAAACAAGTAGAATTTGAGCATGGCAATGCCATGCACCTGCCTTACGAAAACGATCAATTCGATTATGCAACAATAGGTTTTGGATTAAGAAACGTTCCGGACTATCTCCAAGTATTGAAAGAAATGCAGAGAGTAGTAAAACCCGGAGGTAAAGTGGTATGTCTGGAAACGTCCCAGCCGACGAATCAATTCTTTAAACCTATCTACTATTTCTACTTTAAGAACATCATGCCTTTTTTTGGACGGATCTTTGCACGGAGTTACAAAGAGTACAGCTGGCTCCATGAATCCGCAAAGGATTTTCCAGGGAAAGAACAGCTTGCCTGTCTATTTAAGGAAGCTGGGTTAACAAACATACAAGTTAAATCCTATTCTGGTGGTGCGGCTGCCATGCATATGGGTGAAAAGCAATACGTTGAGGATGAATGACCATGAAGCTAGCGATGATCTATTCTTTTTTAAAGCAGGACCTTTCTAAAATAGAAGATGCCGTAAATGAAACGATCCAATCAGAGAATCCTGTCCTGCGTGAAGCATCCAGCCAGCTCCTTCAGGCAGGTGGTAAAAGAATCCGCCCGGTTTTTGTACTGTTGGCAGGTAAATTCGGTGACTACGATATCGAGCGTATGAAGGCAGTCGCTGTGTCGCTGGAGCTCATTCATACGGCTTCCCTCGTGCACGATGATGTGATAGATGAAGCTAAAATGCGCCGCGGGGAACCAACGATAAAGTCGCGGTGGGATAATCGGATTGCTATGTACACTGGGGATTACATATTTGCACGTTCACTCGAAAATTTATCTAAACTGGAAAATCCAAAAGCCCATCAGA
This Halobacillus salinarum DNA region includes the following protein-coding sequences:
- a CDS encoding HU family DNA-binding protein, whose translation is MNKTDLINAVSEKADLSKKDATQAVDSVFESIMGSLKDGEKVQLIGFGNFEVRERAARKGRNPQTGEEIEISASKVPAFKPGKALKDAVK
- the mtrB gene encoding trp RNA-binding attenuation protein MtrB; translation: MTIPNNDFFVIKALEDGVNVIGLTRGTDTRFHHSEKLDKGEVMIAQFTEHTSAVKVRGKAVIQTSHGEITNEAE
- a CDS encoding heptaprenyl diphosphate synthase component 1 — encoded protein: MIKLTPSDTDLKQLKQKIAAHVRHPFLARFIPEPAIDEDKLAILASIMDHTTLSNVKKEQYIVTTMLVQIALDTHDLVTLSDVEDDRETVRNRQLTVLAGDYYSGLYYYLLSKLDDIPMIHTLAGAIKEINELKMELYYKDVHSFQEFLNSLKKIESLLIQRVASYVQRTTINDMAGEWLLAKKLIDEKRSYLEGRISPILEVLFRHPSSLDNSSQVLIHLEKMLQKHIYHLENTVSQLPIHFNWLKSYIHSAIHHKFYDRHIAEEG
- a CDS encoding demethylmenaquinone methyltransferase; this encodes MQQQTKEERVHHVFENIYNRYDKMNSIISFQQHRLWRKDVMKRMDVSSGDHTLDICCGTGDWTIAQAEAVGTDGKAVGLDFSINMLSVAVKKKMAMQLKQVEFEHGNAMHLPYENDQFDYATIGFGLRNVPDYLQVLKEMQRVVKPGGKVVCLETSQPTNQFFKPIYYFYFKNIMPFFGRIFARSYKEYSWLHESAKDFPGKEQLACLFKEAGLTNIQVKSYSGGAAAMHMGEKQYVEDE